A stretch of the uncultured Desulfobacter sp. genome encodes the following:
- a CDS encoding VirB3 family type IV secretion system protein produces MRRISIHRSLHRADLIMGIERDLLFPIGIAAGVLIVSSGNRPWQILIGLIILSVGFTLARKANKKEPILSKVFRQHIRHKKFYPAKDSPQLPHKSIHYDAMSRKEKGLQSLLQYAVMADNGIILCKNGSFLVGYEITTRDTDSSTDTELENFSTSISASLKNLGDGFTLHFDCIRSPEDYYPDKNENHFPDKITRAIDDERRIYFKKGKHFRTTHYLFITWKPDISAQKMDSFLYTEEKDEHQRKKGDDPGVKALKTFQNNLVEIEDRLSLSFRLQKFKDTFLQNGIYSELLEIINFIVTGERHKIKLPTIPMYLDYLLSSQDVTGGIVPKIADKYISVVAIDGFPAESYPMMLSGLDSLSIPYRFNTRYICMDQWTALQQIENYRKGWSQKIIGFFDKLLNNAKAKPNKDAALMAEDAEEAYLINQSGFVGFGYFSGNIILLNEDKELLLTQTRDIRKVVLSQGFAARVETLNALEGWLGTHPANNYSNLRRIILHSLNLADILPLSTIYAGSAKAPCPFYPPGSPPLMYAATDGATPFRLNLHIGDLGHTLIFGPTGAGKSVLLAMIAAQFRRYKDACIFAFDKGLSMFPLVSASGGTHYHIAGDDSQLAFCPLKYIDTDAEQAWAEDWITTLARLQKVDIKPEHRTAIHDAVTQIRNSPDQHRTLSNLYHYIQHQELKEAIQHYTNQGAMGKLLDAPVDSMTLEKYTVFEIEELMNLGEENLIPVLLYIFHRIEKAFKGQPSILILDEAWIMLGHPVFQQKIREWLKVLRKANCAVVLATQSLSDAKNSGLLDVLSESCPTKIFLPNQDAGKDTQKELYHGLGLNSTQVHIIAQARPKREYYVTSSLGCRLINLSLSPLALSFAGVSGKEDIAAIKNLINEYGPEWPKQWLHTRSIKLPKI; encoded by the coding sequence ATGCGACGGATTTCAATACATCGTTCGCTGCATCGTGCAGACCTGATCATGGGCATAGAACGGGATTTGCTTTTTCCCATAGGTATTGCCGCCGGCGTACTGATTGTATCCAGCGGCAACCGCCCATGGCAGATACTGATCGGTCTGATAATTCTGTCGGTCGGATTTACCCTGGCCAGGAAAGCAAATAAAAAAGAGCCGATCCTTTCAAAGGTCTTCCGTCAGCATATAAGGCACAAAAAATTCTATCCGGCCAAAGACAGTCCTCAGTTACCCCATAAATCCATCCATTACGATGCCATGAGCAGAAAAGAGAAGGGCCTGCAAAGTCTTTTGCAGTATGCCGTGATGGCGGACAATGGGATTATCCTTTGTAAAAACGGTTCGTTCCTGGTGGGCTATGAAATAACAACCCGAGACACGGACAGCTCAACTGATACGGAATTAGAAAACTTTTCAACTTCAATCTCTGCATCTTTGAAAAATTTAGGCGATGGCTTCACCCTGCACTTTGACTGCATCCGGAGCCCGGAAGATTATTATCCTGATAAAAATGAAAATCATTTCCCTGACAAAATCACCAGGGCCATTGATGATGAACGGCGGATCTATTTTAAGAAAGGAAAGCATTTTCGCACAACTCATTATCTTTTTATCACCTGGAAGCCGGATATATCCGCGCAGAAAATGGATTCCTTTTTATATACAGAGGAAAAGGATGAACACCAGAGAAAAAAAGGTGATGATCCCGGTGTTAAGGCATTAAAAACCTTTCAAAATAATCTGGTTGAAATCGAGGATAGGCTCTCGTTATCTTTTCGGCTCCAAAAATTCAAGGATACATTCCTCCAAAATGGCATATATTCAGAACTTTTGGAAATTATCAACTTTATTGTCACGGGGGAACGCCACAAAATAAAATTGCCGACAATTCCTATGTATCTTGATTATCTTTTATCTTCCCAGGATGTCACAGGCGGCATAGTCCCGAAAATCGCGGATAAGTATATAAGTGTCGTTGCCATTGACGGTTTCCCTGCTGAATCCTACCCAATGATGCTGTCCGGGTTAGACAGTTTGTCTATACCGTACCGGTTTAACACCCGTTATATCTGTATGGATCAATGGACAGCCTTGCAGCAGATAGAAAATTACCGGAAGGGCTGGTCTCAAAAAATCATTGGTTTCTTTGACAAACTTTTGAATAACGCCAAGGCAAAGCCAAACAAAGATGCCGCCTTGATGGCCGAAGATGCGGAGGAAGCCTACTTAATTAATCAATCCGGGTTTGTCGGGTTTGGTTATTTTTCCGGTAACATCATTCTGTTAAATGAAGATAAAGAGTTGTTACTGACGCAAACCAGGGATATCCGAAAAGTGGTTTTGTCCCAAGGCTTTGCTGCCCGGGTAGAAACCCTCAACGCCCTGGAAGGCTGGCTTGGAACCCATCCGGCCAACAATTATTCCAACCTGCGCCGTATCATTTTACACAGCCTGAATCTTGCCGACATTTTACCATTGTCCACAATATATGCCGGATCAGCTAAAGCCCCCTGCCCTTTTTATCCGCCGGGATCACCGCCGCTTATGTATGCCGCTACAGACGGCGCAACCCCTTTCCGGTTGAACCTGCATATCGGAGATTTAGGCCATACTCTGATTTTTGGCCCTACTGGTGCGGGTAAATCCGTTTTGTTGGCCATGATTGCAGCTCAGTTCCGGCGTTATAAGGATGCGTGCATTTTTGCATTTGATAAAGGCTTGTCAATGTTTCCCCTGGTCTCTGCATCAGGCGGCACCCATTACCACATTGCCGGTGATGACAGTCAGCTTGCGTTTTGCCCTTTAAAATATATTGATACGGATGCTGAACAAGCCTGGGCAGAGGATTGGATAACTACCCTGGCCAGACTGCAAAAAGTTGATATCAAGCCGGAGCACCGAACAGCCATACATGATGCTGTCACGCAGATCAGAAACTCCCCGGATCAGCACCGCACCTTAAGCAATCTGTATCATTATATACAGCACCAGGAACTCAAAGAGGCGATCCAGCATTATACCAACCAGGGGGCCATGGGCAAACTCCTTGATGCGCCTGTCGATTCAATGACCCTGGAAAAGTACACAGTATTCGAAATCGAAGAGTTAATGAATCTTGGTGAAGAAAACTTGATCCCGGTGCTTTTGTATATTTTCCACCGCATAGAGAAGGCATTTAAAGGGCAGCCAAGCATACTGATCCTGGATGAAGCCTGGATCATGTTGGGGCATCCTGTTTTTCAGCAAAAAATACGGGAATGGTTAAAAGTGCTTAGAAAGGCAAATTGTGCGGTTGTCCTTGCCACACAAAGCCTTTCGGATGCCAAAAATTCAGGCCTTTTAGATGTGCTGTCAGAAAGCTGCCCAACCAAAATATTTTTACCAAACCAGGATGCAGGGAAAGACACGCAAAAAGAACTCTACCACGGTCTGGGTCTCAATTCCACCCAGGTTCATATCATCGCACAAGCCCGGCCAAAACGAGAATATTACGTGACATCTTCGCTGGGTTGCCGCCTGATCAATTTATCTTTATCTCCCCTGGCCCTGTCATTTGCCGGAGTCTCAGGCAAAGAAGACATTGCCGCAATTAAGAACTTAATAAATGAGTACGGCCCTGAATGGCCGAAACAATGGCTGCATACCAGGAGTATTA
- a CDS encoding TrbC/VirB2 family protein — protein sequence MKKYLPLLIPIFLFFGVITFVDSVFASTISEFETPAETLMETLRGPWAKSVAILMILAAAFVMWFKKDDLDGMTKGFLVVVCIISVLALAEPIIDTLFTFGSGALI from the coding sequence ATGAAAAAGTATTTACCCTTACTTATACCAATCTTTCTTTTTTTTGGCGTTATTACATTTGTTGATTCTGTTTTCGCATCAACTATTTCAGAATTTGAAACACCTGCAGAAACCTTGATGGAAACCTTACGCGGGCCGTGGGCCAAGTCTGTTGCGATACTGATGATTTTAGCTGCTGCGTTTGTGATGTGGTTCAAGAAAGACGACCTGGACGGCATGACAAAAGGGTTCCTGGTAGTGGTCTGTATCATTTCGGTGCTGGCTCTGGCCGAACCGATTATTGATACGCTGTTCACATTCGGCAGTGGAGCATTAATATAA
- a CDS encoding conjugal transfer protein TraL — protein sequence MASINMILQGKGGVGKSFTASLLSQYLVDRDQLLACLDADPVNATLTAYEALKATKIEIMEGDSINSRLFDTMIEKLIQLPDEAFAVVDSGASTFVPLAAYMSENNVAEFLKDSGHNLTLHTLITGGQAEGDTIQGLASLMNGFPDTPITIWVNPFFGQIDFENHKLAKANQDHGGTTIVLPTYKKETFGYDLELMLKSRLTFAQAINSGKFNIMAKQRLKIARDEIWNILDESGLIIEAQEQQE from the coding sequence ATGGCATCAATAAATATGATCCTGCAGGGCAAGGGCGGTGTTGGCAAAAGTTTTACAGCCAGTCTTTTAAGTCAATATCTGGTTGACAGAGACCAGTTGCTGGCATGCCTGGACGCTGATCCGGTTAATGCAACCCTGACAGCCTATGAAGCATTAAAGGCGACCAAGATAGAAATCATGGAGGGGGATTCCATTAACAGCCGGTTGTTTGACACGATGATAGAAAAATTGATCCAGTTGCCGGATGAGGCATTCGCTGTTGTTGACAGCGGCGCCAGCACATTTGTCCCCCTGGCTGCCTACATGTCGGAAAATAATGTTGCCGAGTTTCTAAAAGACAGCGGCCACAACCTTACGCTGCATACCTTGATCACTGGCGGCCAAGCCGAGGGGGATACTATCCAAGGCCTTGCCTCTCTGATGAACGGTTTTCCGGACACCCCCATAACAATATGGGTAAACCCTTTCTTCGGTCAAATTGATTTTGAAAACCACAAACTGGCAAAGGCCAACCAGGATCATGGCGGGACCACCATTGTCTTACCCACGTATAAAAAAGAGACCTTTGGCTATGATCTGGAGCTGATGCTCAAGTCCCGCCTGACATTTGCCCAGGCGATCAATTCCGGCAAATTCAACATCATGGCCAAACAGCGGCTTAAAATCGCCAGGGATGAAATCTGGAACATCCTGGATGAATCCGGTCTGATCATTGAGGCCCAGGAACAGCAGGAATGA
- a CDS encoding Rha family transcriptional regulator, with protein MDINMEKQKINITTTGGKLTVSSMMVAEHFEKDHKNVLRTIRQIVSELPANFSDLGQLNFEPSSYINDQNKEQPAMNMTRDGFVLLVMGFTGKRAMEWKLKYIEAFNAMEKAQKDKLYLKAALQIPKESDLTVLLPTGEYGISSWKLAKEIDQPHKALMTKIQYLDVPTLFKAENFIPMGHVEDHGPRVDGYGITLAGLGMVGHIFRSQAARAAQLKGYEQLRAVNSSKETGETAHAQPVQSVIPRFQRANVSEKKMLALKGLISIWAWIENTTPEKLEAELCAYMQIMNLTGITTSSYENAMEYIWSGIQTLQNDFIDLCTEDELQPLRGLFDFMAYYEDRISYEFLFNKFKKEHQLEDFTKVSKKDFQKIIMLAWGTMYAMCLGDKAGCCKASCIHNQL; from the coding sequence ATGGACATTAACATGGAAAAACAAAAAATCAATATTACAACCACCGGCGGAAAACTGACAGTTTCTTCTATGATGGTGGCAGAACATTTCGAGAAAGACCACAAAAATGTGCTGCGCACAATTCGTCAGATTGTATCAGAGCTACCTGCAAACTTTAGTGATTTAGGACAGCTCAATTTTGAGCCGTCCTCATATATTAACGATCAAAATAAAGAACAGCCTGCAATGAACATGACCCGTGACGGTTTTGTTTTGCTTGTCATGGGCTTTACAGGCAAGAGAGCCATGGAGTGGAAACTCAAGTATATTGAGGCATTCAACGCCATGGAAAAGGCTCAGAAAGACAAATTATATTTAAAAGCCGCATTACAAATCCCAAAAGAAAGCGATCTGACAGTTTTATTGCCCACCGGCGAGTACGGCATTTCAAGCTGGAAACTGGCCAAGGAAATTGACCAGCCCCACAAAGCCTTGATGACAAAAATTCAATATTTGGATGTCCCTACCCTATTTAAGGCGGAGAATTTTATCCCAATGGGACATGTGGAAGATCACGGTCCAAGAGTTGACGGGTACGGGATCACCTTAGCCGGCCTTGGCATGGTGGGTCATATCTTTCGCAGCCAGGCAGCCAGGGCAGCTCAATTAAAGGGATACGAACAGTTAAGGGCTGTCAACTCCTCAAAAGAGACGGGAGAGACTGCTCACGCCCAGCCGGTCCAAAGTGTGATCCCCCGGTTTCAGCGGGCCAATGTTTCAGAAAAAAAGATGCTTGCGCTTAAAGGTTTAATTTCGATCTGGGCATGGATTGAAAACACCACCCCTGAAAAACTTGAAGCTGAGCTATGTGCCTACATGCAGATAATGAACCTAACGGGTATCACGACCTCAAGCTATGAAAACGCCATGGAATACATCTGGTCAGGGATACAAACACTGCAAAACGACTTTATAGATCTTTGCACTGAAGATGAATTGCAGCCTTTAAGGGGACTGTTTGATTTCATGGCCTATTACGAGGACAGGATAAGCTATGAATTTTTATTCAACAAATTCAAAAAAGAACACCAGTTGGAAGATTTTACCAAAGTTTCCAAAAAGGATTTTCAAAAAATCATAATGTTGGCCTGGGGCACCATGTACGCCATGTGCCTTGGCGATAAAGCCGGATGCTGCAAAGCAAGCTGCATCCATAACCAATTATAA
- a CDS encoding TraK family protein, whose protein sequence is MKPSCKSQYLAIHDEASALFSKGYSKKTIYDHFIEKDKIHMSYVAWAKIMENHDQRFPFGQKKAPKEKIIRQGQGKLRGKFSHSNDPYPPETDSVVEEKDNEQPFTLIKKSE, encoded by the coding sequence ATGAAACCTTCATGTAAAAGTCAATATCTGGCCATCCATGACGAGGCAAGCGCTTTGTTTTCAAAGGGTTACTCAAAAAAGACCATATACGATCATTTTATTGAAAAAGATAAAATTCATATGTCGTATGTGGCCTGGGCAAAAATTATGGAAAACCACGATCAGAGGTTTCCCTTCGGTCAAAAAAAAGCCCCAAAAGAAAAAATCATCCGTCAAGGTCAAGGCAAATTACGGGGTAAATTCAGCCATTCAAACGATCCTTACCCACCAGAAACCGACTCTGTTGTGGAAGAAAAAGATAATGAACAACCGTTTACTCTCATTAAGAAAAGCGAATAA
- a CDS encoding TraK family protein, with amino-acid sequence MENGPKPSCKSQYLAIHDETQTLLKQGYTIKAVYDYFFKKGVIHMSYNSWTKILKNYHKPFPFTQKKDEL; translated from the coding sequence ATGGAGAATGGACCTAAGCCCTCATGTAAAAGTCAGTACCTGGCTATCCATGATGAAACCCAAACGCTGCTTAAGCAGGGTTATACAATCAAAGCTGTGTATGATTATTTCTTCAAAAAGGGTGTGATTCATATGTCATATAATTCCTGGACTAAAATATTAAAAAATTACCATAAACCCTTCCCTTTTACACAAAAGAAAGACGAATTATGA
- a CDS encoding helix-turn-helix domain-containing protein, producing MNYSLISHGYANDLDLWFPKITINGGKMPAGVQNTFRAMIRCAVGKDHTFVNMGTLANRTNVCYRTIERHIKTLKEAELITAVKEEINGWTQTVYYFLAHPAIIKFRELRSGKAKLEQSKSVEELKQCQTETAPEPENSHIEIDDECHATDRQNVGNLSDHTFDRLYKNTPPLPHYSDSVQYSQESATWAKIRESIISKDQLNLAAKYLPCLVAQIENGSVILSGPNKIALQRIEKHYGQTLKDNFSFFGVKNIVFDVYSEELQRKKDEEQKRIDQLQLQHQKEQQQAILAEKQRQEAELDSLPLKKQFDVILNQYPRQTGQWQAWMNFKKLVRAGELPKTSKLLQIILKNKMSHDWQRDNGRWIPGLSKFLKERRWLDYGEWT from the coding sequence ATGAATTACAGTTTGATATCGCATGGTTATGCGAATGATCTGGATCTATGGTTCCCGAAAATAACAATAAATGGGGGCAAAATGCCGGCAGGTGTACAAAATACATTTAGAGCTATGATTAGATGTGCGGTTGGTAAGGACCATACTTTTGTGAACATGGGTACATTAGCCAACCGGACAAATGTATGCTATCGGACCATTGAAAGACATATCAAGACCCTCAAAGAAGCCGAGTTGATCACCGCTGTCAAAGAGGAAATTAACGGTTGGACGCAGACCGTGTATTATTTTCTTGCTCATCCTGCAATCATTAAATTCAGAGAATTACGGTCCGGCAAAGCAAAACTTGAACAGTCAAAGTCGGTTGAAGAACTCAAACAATGTCAGACAGAAACGGCTCCAGAACCAGAAAATAGCCACATTGAGATTGATGACGAGTGTCATGCTACGGATCGACAAAATGTCGGCAATTTGTCGGATCATACCTTTGATAGATTATATAAGAATACTCCCCCCCTACCCCACTATTCAGATTCAGTTCAGTACAGCCAGGAGTCTGCCACATGGGCAAAAATCAGAGAGAGTATTATTTCTAAAGACCAGTTAAATTTAGCGGCCAAGTATCTTCCCTGTCTGGTGGCTCAAATCGAGAACGGCAGTGTAATCCTGTCAGGGCCAAACAAAATAGCATTACAAAGAATCGAAAAACATTACGGTCAAACCCTCAAAGATAATTTTTCTTTTTTTGGCGTTAAAAACATTGTCTTTGATGTCTATTCGGAAGAACTCCAAAGAAAAAAAGATGAAGAACAAAAACGGATAGACCAACTACAGCTGCAGCATCAGAAGGAACAGCAGCAAGCAATTTTGGCTGAAAAACAGCGGCAGGAAGCTGAATTAGATAGCTTACCCCTCAAAAAACAATTCGATGTGATTTTAAATCAATACCCCCGGCAAACTGGGCAATGGCAAGCCTGGATGAATTTTAAAAAACTTGTTCGGGCCGGAGAACTGCCAAAAACATCAAAACTTTTACAAATCATTTTAAAAAATAAGATGTCCCATGACTGGCAGCGGGATAATGGCCGCTGGATACCGGGGCTATCAAAATTTTTGAAAGAAAGAAGATGGTTAGATTATGGAGAATGGACCTAA
- a CDS encoding DNA translocase FtsK, whose protein sequence is MESEITELLEVLYVALKTIETSVDEDSPDLSHDDRERFVDIQLKFDSVAKLFNYQPFNGRDFLRAVNIVKNSGYASISELSRKLGIIYKQSVEMINEMERQGIVKTLDQEKPAKGIRAYNYGHKQNE, encoded by the coding sequence ATGGAATCTGAAATCACTGAACTTTTGGAGGTCCTTTATGTCGCTTTAAAGACAATTGAAACGTCAGTTGATGAAGACTCCCCGGATCTCAGCCATGATGACAGGGAAAGATTTGTAGATATCCAATTAAAATTTGATAGTGTTGCTAAATTGTTCAATTATCAACCATTTAATGGTCGGGATTTTTTAAGAGCAGTGAATATAGTCAAGAATAGTGGTTATGCTTCAATTTCGGAATTATCCAGGAAACTGGGAATTATTTACAAACAATCCGTAGAGATGATTAATGAAATGGAACGACAGGGAATTGTCAAGACTCTTGATCAGGAAAAGCCCGCTAAAGGTATTAGAGCTTATAATTATGGTCATAAGCAAAACGAATAG
- a CDS encoding tyrosine recombinase XerC, translating to MILDDYLIILEAEKGYSAHTRRAYFTDIKSFILFYLDTCNCRDENWQEAFEKTAQQVDKMIVRRYLAAQTALKKSKKTLSRRLSALKSFFNYLVRSGLITLNPADAIPFPKLEKALPKAMEIDDIFRLLDTMKRDTWMDRRNFAMFETFYSTGMRIGELHMLNIQDIDFNAGLIRVLGKGNKTRIIPVGKSALDAIQTYRADLKKKYSAVFLNKNFGRLGRRSIRRIMDQVVLECGLGLKISPHTLRHTFATHMLDSGADLRGIQEILGHASLSTTQVYTHVSMDRLMAVYDKAHPRN from the coding sequence ATGATTCTTGATGACTATCTGATTATTCTGGAAGCTGAAAAAGGGTATTCTGCCCATACGCGTCGTGCCTATTTTACGGATATCAAAAGCTTTATCCTGTTTTATCTGGATACCTGCAACTGCCGGGATGAAAACTGGCAAGAGGCCTTTGAAAAAACGGCCCAACAAGTCGACAAGATGATCGTGCGCAGATATCTTGCCGCCCAGACTGCCTTAAAAAAAAGTAAAAAAACCCTTTCAAGGCGTCTATCCGCATTAAAATCTTTTTTTAATTACCTGGTCAGATCAGGGCTCATCACGCTAAATCCTGCTGATGCCATCCCTTTTCCAAAACTTGAGAAAGCCCTTCCCAAGGCCATGGAAATTGATGATATTTTCAGGCTGTTGGACACCATGAAAAGAGATACCTGGATGGACAGACGCAATTTTGCCATGTTTGAGACCTTTTATTCTACGGGCATGAGAATCGGTGAGCTTCACATGCTCAATATCCAGGATATTGATTTTAATGCCGGACTGATCCGGGTACTGGGCAAGGGAAACAAAACGCGCATCATACCAGTGGGCAAAAGTGCCCTTGATGCCATCCAAACCTACCGGGCTGATCTTAAGAAAAAATACTCGGCCGTATTTTTAAATAAAAATTTTGGAAGGCTTGGTAGGCGATCCATTCGACGTATTATGGATCAGGTGGTCTTGGAATGCGGGTTAGGCTTAAAAATATCCCCCCACACCTTACGGCATACCTTTGCCACCCATATGTTGGATTCCGGTGCAGATCTTCGAGGTATCCAGGAAATATTGGGCCATGCCAGCCTGTCTACCACCCAGGTGTACACTCATGTGAGCATGGATCGCCTAATGGCGGTGTACGACAAAGCCCATCCACGAAACTAA